CTGCTGACCTATGAAGACCGGTGGTTTCATTACCACCCCGGTGTGAATCCGTTCTCTTTTTTCAGGGCCCTGATACAGAATATCCGGGCCGGCCGGATCGTGTCCGGCGGTTCCACCCTGACCATGCAGGTGGCCAGGATTCTCTACCCCAACCGGCGCACCCTGGCCGGCAAGATGACACAGATATTGCGGGCGTTCCAGCTGGAGGCCCACCTGTCCAAAAATGAGATTCTCACCCTGTATCTCAATTATGCCCCGTTCGGTGCCAACATCGAAGGGGTCCAGACCGCGAGCTTTACCTGGCTGGGGAAAAAAGCGGACCGGCTTTCCCATGCCCAGGCTGCGTTGCTGGCCGTGCTCCCCCAGGCGCCCAGTTTTTACCGGCCGGACCGTCACCCGGAACGGGCCCGGGCCGCAAGGGACAAAGTGCTGGACCGGATGGCGGAATTCGGGGTGTGGTCCCCGGAACAGGTCAGGGCGGCCAAACAGGAGACCGTGGCGGCATTCCGGTTCCACCCGCCCATGGATGCCCCGATTCTCGCCAGACGGCTGTTTTCATCCGCCCGGGGCCGCCCGCTTCTGCACACAACCATTGACTACGATCTCCAGCGCCATCTTCAGGACATGGTCATGGAGTATGTCACCCCACTGGGAAAACACCAGTCCGGCGCTGCCATGGTCATGAACCTTCAGACGCTGGAGGTGCTTGCCTATGTCGGCTCTTCAGATTTTTCCAGTAAGGACAGAAACGGCCATGTGGATATGATAAGGGCGGTCCGGTCCCCCGGTTCCGCATTAAAGCCGTTTTTATACGGCATGGTCCTGGATGAGGGCATCATTCATTCCCATTCCCTGTTGATGGATACCCCCCGGTTCCGGAAAGAGTACGACCCGGGCAATTTTTCCCGGGGGTTTTCCGGACCGGTCACCATGACTCAGGCATTGAGGCGCTCCCTGAATGTCCCGGCCGTCCAGGTCCTGGAAGCGTTCGGACCCCAGAGGTTTCATGACCGGCTGGTCAATGCCGGCGCCGTTCTGGACATGTCCGGGCGGCCCAACCTCAGCATGGTCCTCGGCGGGCTGGGCACCCGCCTTGAATCCATCCTGGTCCTGTATTCCGCCCTGGCCCGGGGCGGCCTGACGGGCATGCCCAGACTGCTGAAAAGCGATCCCGTCCGGGAACGGTACCTGATGTCCGAAGGCGCGGCCTGGATCATCAGCCGGATCCTGTCCCAGCCCATGCCGGGATTCGAAGGGATCAGCCGCCTTTCCGGCCGGACCCCCATGGCGTGGAAAACGGGCACCAGTTATGGTTTCAGGGATGCCTGGGCATTCGGCATCATGGGGGAGTATGTGGCCGGCGTCTGGGTGGGGCGGCCGGACGGAACGCCCTGTCCCGGGCAATACGGCGCCGTCACGGCCATCCCTTTGCTGCAGCGGGTGATTGAAAGTCTGCCCATGTCTGATTTCAGGAAAAAACAGCCGGACTCCGTCACACTGGAACCGATCTGCTGGCCCCAGGGCACAATGAAATCACAGACCAGAGAAGACTGTGTTGTCACCCACGATGCCTGGATCCTGGACCACCAGTTCCCGCCGACCCTGAACCCGGACGACGCGCCGGCAGCCACCCTTTCGCACACGTTCTGGGTGGATGCCTCCGGCCGCCGGGCCAGCCCCTCCTGCGGCGGAATCCACACCGTCACCCGGTCTGTATGGCCCGCAGCGGCCGAACCCTGGCTCCCCTCTGCCTGGAAGGCCCGAAACATTATTCCGGAAGCCTCCCCGGACTGCCCGGATATCGCCCCGTTGACGGGCACCCGGATCCGCATCACCTCGATCTTTCCCGGCAGCATGATGTCCAGGCCCCCCGGACAGACGGCCGTCCCGGATATCCCGCTGTCGGCTCTCGGCGGCTCCGGCCGGCTGCACTGGTTCCTGAACGGCGAACCCGTTGCCGTGATCCCGGCCGGCAGCACCGGCGCCATTGCCCTGCCGCCCCCCGGTGCCTACCAGCTGGCCGTGGCCGATGACAAGGGCCACGTGGATATGGTCCAGTTTACCGTCCTGTCACTGGATTGATGCGGCCGGTGCCGGAACGTCTGCCCCAGAAATGCCCCCTGGCCGGCTGCCGATCTGCCGGGCAATGAACGGGTGCGCGCCATGTGCGCCTGGGCCTGGTTTGACCATCGTTCCAATACCATTTGCCGAAAATTGCAGCGCTGTCATTTTCGGCAAATACCGATTTATCTCCATATCATCCAGGCACCTCTGTGGTCCCAGCGCTTCAGTGCAAGAAAAATGACTCTGCAACTATAGCCACCAGGACTTTTAATAATATTGTTGCCTCTAAATTTAGCACTTGGGGAAATCCATTGTTGATGTAGTCCTCAGTCATAATTCTAAATATTCTTCCAAAGAATACGTTCATGGTCTCCGTTACAGCGATCAACTAAACCTTCGGCCTGGAGACTGCCCAACATGGTTGCCTCATCACAGACTATGATTCGATTCTTTGTTGATGGATGTAAAAGCTCATTTAAAAAACTTGTAATGGTCCCGGATTCGATTCCAGTGTTTGAACGTAATTCTTGTGCTGCCTTAACGAGGCCCTTACTACTCACAGACTTTGAAACTTCAACGATTTTTTCCCACGCTCTCATTTTCTATCAAAACTTTTTCTATATCTCCCAATGTAAAGCGGCCTATGCTGATTTTTTAGTGCCCTTTCTATAAGTTGTTCTCGGGTGAAAAGACACTCTGTTTCATGGAGGGATTGGATGGCTAATTGTTCATTATTCTAACACTGTTCGAAAATATGACGATGCTTGAAACTTGCCTGTATTATCATCAATTTGGGTCTCATCACAGCACTGTTCGAAATCTGAACGCTTAAAGATTTTTTTATACTCTACGCCTTTCAACTTTTATATCCTTGTAATCCAATTTTTTATTGAGCTTTTTTACATAATTACTTGATATTAAAGACAATTATGTTAATAGGCAAGGAGCAAAAGGCATCTTTCCTCGTAGTGGCATTCCCCTTGCTATTATAGAGCATATTCGTTGTTCATAATTTTTAATTAGTTTTTTTCTAAGGAGGACTGCAAATTGAGCGTGAATGTAACCATGCCGAAACTGGGTATGACTATGAAAGTGGGTAAAGTATCCAAGTGGTATAAAAATGAAGGGGATGCCGTTGAGAAAGGAGAAAATCTATTCGAGGTCGAGACCGAAAAGATCACCAACCAGATCGAAGCATCCGGAATTGGCACTTTGTTTCAGATCGTCGTACCTGCAGGTGAGACCGTTCCTGTTGGGACAATTGTAGCGGTTATAGCCGAAGAAGGAGAGCAGCCTGAGCGGATAGAAGGTATCCAAGCTGGTGAAGTAGTTGAAATGGATGCAAATGCAGCACCATCAACCTCCAAAGAGGCTGAAACTGGGCCAAAAGAAAAGAAGCCAATATTATCGACCCCTTCGGCCCGTCGGGTAGCCAAAGAACTGGGGGTTGATTTGACATTGGTTCCGGGGTCAGGTCCCGATGGAAAGGTAAAAGAGGCCGATGTCGTTAAATTCCATGAAGAAGGGCCTCCCGCTCCTAAAATAAGCCCTCTGGCCGCTGAAATGGCAAAACAGGAGGGGCTGAATATCGAAGATATTACCGGGACAGGAGAAAACGGAAAAATCACACGACAGGATGTAGAAAATTTCCTGGCATCGGGAAAAACTGATGCGCAGGATACGCCTGCACAACCGAAGGTAATCCCGTTTGAAGGGATGCGCAGAGCCATCGCAGACAATATGCATGCCAGTTTGCAGAATGCTGCCCAGCTGACCACATTCACTGAGGTGGATGTCACGGAAATGGTACGGTTCAAGGAACTTATCAAAGCTGAGTATAAAAAGGACGATTCCGTAAAAATTTCATATAACGATATCATCGTAATGGCAACTGCCCGGGCATTGATGAAACACCCCATCATGAACTCCACACTGGTCGGTGAAGAGATTTTGTGCCATGGCAATGTTCATCTGGGTATTGCTGTAGCACTTCCGGAAGGGCTCATCGTTCCAAAGCTGCGTAACGCAGAAAAGAAAAATCTCCTGCAAATCGCCAGGGAAGTCAGGGTGCTGGCGAAAAAGGCGCGGGAAGCTGGTCTGGTAATGGAAGAAGTTACCAATGGGACCTTTACTATCAGTAATGTCAGCATGCTCGGCATGGATGGATTCACCCCGGTGCTCAATCCGCCGGAAACCGGTATTTTGGGTGTGGGCCGTGTGATTGAAAAGCCAAGTGTATTTAATGGCGAAATTACCATCCGGCATATGATGACACTCAGTCTGACTTTTGATCACAGAATTGTTGATGGTGCGCCTGCCATGACTTTTTTAAAAGACTTGGCCCGGTATCTTGAACAACCGATGCTGATCATGGCCTGACATTTCAAATTTAAACCATTAAATCCAACAAGGAATAATAATGTACGATGTAATGATAATAGGCGGAGGCTCAGGCGGTTATGCCGCTGCAATTAGGGCTGCCCAGTTAGGTGCAAACGTTATTTTAGCGGAATGCGGTGAAACAGGCGGGACATGTGTGAACAGGGGTTGTATTCCCAGTAAGGTCTGGCTGAAGGCCGGGGATCTCTACAGTCAGATGAAAAAAGCCGATGCCTTCGGTATCAATTTCAGTTCCGAAGAGATTGATCTCAACACCCTCAAAGAAAGAAAAAGCGGGGTTTCAGCCGAGATCCAAATGGGTATGGAAGCACTGATGCAAAACAACGGTGTTGAGTTCATTAAGGGGCGTGCAGTTATAAAAAGTCCGCGGGAAGTCGATGTGGACGGTCAGACCATTGAAACCAAAAAGATCATCGTGGCCACAGGCAGCTCTTTGGAAGCACCTGATATACCGGGACTGGATAAAGCGGGCATGACCACCGATGATGTGCTGGAAATGACGGAAGTGCCGGAATCGATCCTGGTTTGCGGGTTCGGTTACATTGAGGTGGAGATGGCCTTTTTGCTCAATACATTCGGATGCAGCGTTACCATGGTAGGAAACGCTGCACGAATTCTACCCGGGGAAGATTCGGAAACCAGCCAGAGGATTGCACAGGCCTTAAGGGAAAAGGGTGTTCAAATTATTCCCAAAGCATCTGTGGAGTCAGTTAAAACCACCAAAAAAGGTTCTGTCTGTGTGCTTTCTGGTGCCAAAGAGGAAAGCGTTACCGTGAAGAAAGTCTTGGTATCAAAAAGGATCCCCAATACCAAAGATCTGGGGTTGGAAGAGCTTGGCGTCAAATTAAATGATGACAACGGTATCCAGGTGAATGACAGACTCGAGAGCAGCGTTGAAGGTATTTTTGCCATCGGCGATGTAACCGGCGGCTCAATGCTCAGCCATACAGCTTCCTCCATGGCGGTCTTTGCAGCAGAAAACGCAATGGGACAAGACAATTGCTACCCGTTTCATCTGATCCCCAGATGCCTGTGGACCCAGCCTGAAATGGGTTCGGTGGGGCTGTCCGAAGATGAAGCCGAAGAAAAAGGTTATGATGTTGAAACCGGGGCATTCCCCTATGCCGTCAATGGCCTGGCCATGGTTCGCAACCAGGTGGACGGTGCTGTGAAAGTGGTCTTTGATACCAAATATGGTGAGATTCTTGGAGTACATATCGTCGGATCCAACGCCACCGAAGTAATTGGCGAAGCGGTTATGGCCATGCAGCTTGAATGTACAGTTCAGGAGCTGGCCAGGAGTATCCGGGTGCATCCCACTTTTTCTGAAGCTGTGGTTGATGCGGCCAGAGACGCCGGCGGCTGGGCATTATTCCTGCCTAAAGGGTAGTTTTAAAATGAAAGATCTTCAAACTATTGACCTGGGGAGGCTTGATTATGATCAAGCTCTTAGCCGCCAGCACCAGCTGGTCGCTGATCGGATAAAAGGCCATATTCCGGATAGTCTGATCCTGGTTGAACACCCACCGGTTATTACCATCGGACGGAGTGGAAGCCTGGAAGATCTTCGTGTAGCGAAAGAGTTTTTGGCCCCAAAAGGTGTCTATCTGCAAAAAGTGGACAGGGGCGGGAGGGCAACCTTTCACGGTCCCGGACAACTGGTTATTTATCCTATTATTAACATCAGTGACACTGACATTCACGTCTTTTTAACGCAGTTAACAGGCAGTGTATCTGATGTGCTTGAAGATTATCATCTGGTTCCTGAGTTAAAAAAGGGACAGCCCGGTTTATGGGTCAATGACGCTAAAATCGCCAGCGTCGGCTTGGCGGTGAAAAAAAAGGTGACTTACCACGGGATTGCCCTGAATGTCAGCATCGATCCCCACTGGTTTGACCTGATTAATCCCTGCGGACAAAAGGGAGCAAAAATAACGTCCATGGATATAGAGACGGGGGAGGCGTTTGATATGTCAACGGTTAAAAAGTTAGTGGTTGATCATTTTTCCCGTCGACTGGGCTACAACACCCGGGTGCTAATTCCAGGGCCCGATAAGCGCCCTAAATGGTTAATCAAACCTGCAGATGACCTTGAAGCTGTCAGGGGAATGGAGACGCGGTTGGAGCGCTTGGATCTGGCCACCGTCTGCCAGACCGCCCACTGCCCGAATCAGGGAGAATGTTTTCACCAGGGGACTGCCACCTTCATGATCCTGGGAACACGCTGCACCCGCAGATGTCGATTTTGTGCTGTGGATAAGGGCATCCCCTATCCTGTCGATTACCGGGAGCCTGAACGGGTTGCCATGGCAGTGAGTGAAATGGGATTGACCCATGCGGTTGTAACTTCAGTGACCCGGGATGATTTGCCGGACGGTGGTGCCGGTCTGTTCGCAGCGACCATCCATCGTATCCGGCAGGATTGCCCCGATGTGTCAGTGGAGGTGCTGGTGCCAGATTTTCAAGGGCAGACCTCGTCCCTTGAAACGGTATGCGCGGCAAGGCCGGATGTATTCAACCACAACATTGAAACCGTTCCCCGGCTGTATGACAGAATTAGGCCCAAGGCTGACTACCGGCGCTCTTTGAGAATTTTATCTTATGCCTCGGACCAGGGTCTTCTGGTTAAATCAGGTTTGATGCTGGGCCTGGGTGAAACCTGCGATGAGATAAAGAACACCCTTAATGATTTAAAATCTTCCGGTTGTCAATCGCTGACCATTGGACAGTATCTGGCTCCCTCAGGGGACCATGCGATGGTGGCTCGATATGTGCCGCCCGAGGAATTCGATGTGTGGGCCAAAACGGCCAACGATATCGGGTTTAAGCACGTATCCTCAGGGCCGCTTGTCAGAAGTTCCTATCATGCCGGGGACATGATAGGCAAAACCGGGGGCGGGTCCAATAACGGCTCCCATAGAAAGGCAGGATGATGAATTCAAAACGGTTTATCGTTGAAATCGGAACAGGGATTGATCTGCATGGAGAAGACTTTACCAAGGCGGCCTGCAGAGCAGTGAAAGACGCGATTTCAAAAAGTTGCTTGTGCGGGTTGGTGGAAATCTTGGGTATAGAGGATCTCAATGCGGTTTCGGTTGATATCGTTGTAGCCTCACCAAAGCCGGAAGATGTAGACCTGTTGCAGGTCGAAAAGATGGCACCCATCGGAAAGAAAACCGTCAGTTCTGTAAATGGCGGGATGAGAGTGGCGGGGTTGTGTGTCCCCAATTTTGCAACTGATTGTGATCAAATCGTTGTAGCCAATGCCGCTGTGACGGTTTCCATTCCTGAACTGAAATCTTGAATGGAATTTATGTTTGCTGTGTGGAGTGAAGGTATAGAGTCTAAACAATAAATCAAACAGTATCATATGACGCTGTTTATTAATCTTAACAATCAAGGAGGAAACCAATGGAACTGACCAATGAACAATTAGTAAAAATGTACACGACTATGGTCAAGATTCGAACTTTTGAAAATCGGGTTGCCGAGCTGTTTGCCGACGGTAAAATCCCGGGATTTGTTCATCTGTATGTGGGGGAAGAGGCTGTGGCCACAGGGGTGTGTGAAAATTTAACTAACAATGATTATATCACCAGTACACACCGGGGCCATGGACATCTTCTTGCCAAAGGCGGTGATATCAACAAGATGATGGCAGAGTTGTTCGGGAAGAAGACCGGCTACTGCAAAGGTAAAGGCGGTTCAATGCATATCGCTGATCTTGACCTTGGTATTATGGGGGCTAACGGTATTGTGGGCGGTGGGCCTCCATTGGCTTCCGGTGCAGCCCTGGCGTCCCAGTATATGGGTAATGACAATGTCGCTGTCTGTTTTTTTGGTGACGGTGCCTCTAACCAGGGTACGACCCACGAAGCAATGAATCTGGCGGCTTGCTGGAAACTGCCGGTGGTGTTTGTTAATGAAAATAATATGTACGGTATCTCCTCCTGCACGCTTAATTCCATGTGTGTTCCCAATGTTGCCGATCGTGCAGCAGGATACGATATACCCGGCGTGGTTGTGGACGGAAATGATGTTATCGCCGTTTGTGAAGCAGCATCTGAAGCTGTAAAACGGGCCCGACAGGGAAAGGGACCGTCTTTGATTGAATGTAAAACCTATCGCCACAGAGGACATTTTGAAGGAGATCCGTGCTCTTATCGTGATGACGATGAAGTTGCCGAATGGAAAGAAAAAGATCCGATTCCAAGGTTAGAAAAAAAATTGTTGGAGATGGGACTGCTTACAGAAAACAAAATTGAAGAAATTCAAACAGAGCTTCAAAAGGAACTGGCCGCAGCTGAAAAATTTGCTGACGAAAGCCCGCTTCCAGATGTGTCTGAACTGTTGGAGGATGTGTATACCTAACCAATGGGAATATTTTTAAAAACATCTTTAATCGTAACCAGTAAAAAAATTCAATCAAAGATAAGAATCCAACAAGGAGGATTAACAAAATGCCTAATATGACTTTTGCAGAAGCAATAAACGACGCCCATGTTATTGAAATGGAACGTGACCCCAATGTTTATGTCGCAGGAGAGGATGTCGGAATTTTTGGAGGGTGCTTTGGTGTGACGGCCGGGCTTATTGACAAGTTTGGTGATAAACGGGTCAAAGATACTACTATTACTGAAAGCGCCATTCTCGGCACGGCGGTTGGTGCGGCAAGTGCCGGCTTAAGGCCTGTTGTCGAATTGATGTTTGTCGATTTCATCGGTGTGGCCCTGGACCAGCTTTATAACCAGGGTGCAAAAATGAAATATATGTTTGGGGGGAAAGCCAAAATCCCGATGGTGATGCGCACAGCATGCGGTGCCGGAATCGGGGCTGCCGCCCAGCACTCCCAATGTTTGGAAGCCCTGTTCATGCATCTGCCGGGATTGAAAGTCGTCATGCCCAGCACACCTGCGGATGCCAAAGGGCTTTTGATCGAAGCGATCCGTGATGACAACCCGGTTGTTTTCCTTGAACATAAAATACTTTATGCCATGGAAGGGGAAGTTCCAGAAGGAGATTACACGATTCCCTTTGGCAAGGCGGATATTAAACGCGAAGGCAAAGATGTCACTATTGTTGCAACGGCCAATATGGTCCATACCGCTTTAGGCGCAGCCGAAAAACTTGCTTCAGATGGTATCAGTCTTGAAGTGGTAGACCCCCGGACACTGTATCCACTGGATATGGAGACCATTATCGGTTCCGTTAAAAAGACCCACCGGCTGGTGGTGATGCATGAAGAGGTCAAATTTGCCGGATCAGGCGCTGAAATCGCTGCCCAGGTGGCTGAAGACGCCTTTGATTACCTGGATGCACCGATCGTACGCGTGGCTGCACCTTTTTGTCCGATTCCTTTTTCACCACCACTGGAACAGGCTTTTATTCCCAGCGAAGCGCAGCTCATTGATGCTGTTAAGAAAGTAATGGCATAAATTGCAGAAATTGAGTGTCTTTTTTGGCTGGCATTTTAGAAAAGGCACTCAATTCTAATTATAAAATGGAGGTAAATCATGGAGAACAATGAAATTGAAGTGGCTCCATTGCGCATGGGGACTGCAATTAAAGGTTTGGTATTAATCTATGGTCTGACCATTATTTCATGCATCATCGTAAATATATGGATGAAAGCATCACCGATTGGCCCGTGGACAGGAGATGATATACAGGCGTGGTACTGGTTTGACAATGTCACATTACAACTCATGGCCCTGTGGTGGGCGCTTCTATTTGTGGTCGTGGGTAATTGGCCGTTTAATTCGATTGAAAATCCTTTAGTGAAAGGTATTGTCATAATAGTCGTGTCCTGGATTTTGGGCTGGTTGACTGCAAAAGGGATTTATTGGACTGGTCTGGGAGCAGGATGGGTCTTTCCAATTGTCGGTAGTATTTATTTCCTTCTGGCATTTTTTTCTTTTACCGGCGAAAATTGGATAGTGGCTAATCTTAGTCCTGCACGACAATTTTCTGTACTCCTGCTGCTGATATGGGGATTGACCTATATTATCACCAATACAGGTTTGCGCTGGATACCGGCATGGTGGTTTCCATTTCTCCAAATGGGATCAGCTACTACACTGTTGGCTTATTGGACCCGTAAAATGCCT
The window above is part of the Desulfotignum phosphitoxidans DSM 13687 genome. Proteins encoded here:
- a CDS encoding alpha-ketoacid dehydrogenase subunit beta; this encodes MPNMTFAEAINDAHVIEMERDPNVYVAGEDVGIFGGCFGVTAGLIDKFGDKRVKDTTITESAILGTAVGAASAGLRPVVELMFVDFIGVALDQLYNQGAKMKYMFGGKAKIPMVMRTACGAGIGAAAQHSQCLEALFMHLPGLKVVMPSTPADAKGLLIEAIRDDNPVVFLEHKILYAMEGEVPEGDYTIPFGKADIKREGKDVTIVATANMVHTALGAAEKLASDGISLEVVDPRTLYPLDMETIIGSVKKTHRLVVMHEEVKFAGSGAEIAAQVAEDAFDYLDAPIVRVAAPFCPIPFSPPLEQAFIPSEAQLIDAVKKVMA
- a CDS encoding dihydrolipoamide acetyltransferase family protein, giving the protein MNVTMPKLGMTMKVGKVSKWYKNEGDAVEKGENLFEVETEKITNQIEASGIGTLFQIVVPAGETVPVGTIVAVIAEEGEQPERIEGIQAGEVVEMDANAAPSTSKEAETGPKEKKPILSTPSARRVAKELGVDLTLVPGSGPDGKVKEADVVKFHEEGPPAPKISPLAAEMAKQEGLNIEDITGTGENGKITRQDVENFLASGKTDAQDTPAQPKVIPFEGMRRAIADNMHASLQNAAQLTTFTEVDVTEMVRFKELIKAEYKKDDSVKISYNDIIVMATARALMKHPIMNSTLVGEEILCHGNVHLGIAVALPEGLIVPKLRNAEKKNLLQIAREVRVLAKKAREAGLVMEEVTNGTFTISNVSMLGMDGFTPVLNPPETGILGVGRVIEKPSVFNGEITIRHMMTLSLTFDHRIVDGAPAMTFLKDLARYLEQPMLIMA
- a CDS encoding Lin0512 family protein, translated to MMNSKRFIVEIGTGIDLHGEDFTKAACRAVKDAISKSCLCGLVEILGIEDLNAVSVDIVVASPKPEDVDLLQVEKMAPIGKKTVSSVNGGMRVAGLCVPNFATDCDQIVVANAAVTVSIPELKS
- the lipA gene encoding lipoyl synthase — translated: MKDLQTIDLGRLDYDQALSRQHQLVADRIKGHIPDSLILVEHPPVITIGRSGSLEDLRVAKEFLAPKGVYLQKVDRGGRATFHGPGQLVIYPIINISDTDIHVFLTQLTGSVSDVLEDYHLVPELKKGQPGLWVNDAKIASVGLAVKKKVTYHGIALNVSIDPHWFDLINPCGQKGAKITSMDIETGEAFDMSTVKKLVVDHFSRRLGYNTRVLIPGPDKRPKWLIKPADDLEAVRGMETRLERLDLATVCQTAHCPNQGECFHQGTATFMILGTRCTRRCRFCAVDKGIPYPVDYREPERVAMAVSEMGLTHAVVTSVTRDDLPDGGAGLFAATIHRIRQDCPDVSVEVLVPDFQGQTSSLETVCAARPDVFNHNIETVPRLYDRIRPKADYRRSLRILSYASDQGLLVKSGLMLGLGETCDEIKNTLNDLKSSGCQSLTIGQYLAPSGDHAMVARYVPPEEFDVWAKTANDIGFKHVSSGPLVRSSYHAGDMIGKTGGGSNNGSHRKAG
- the lpdA gene encoding dihydrolipoyl dehydrogenase → MYDVMIIGGGSGGYAAAIRAAQLGANVILAECGETGGTCVNRGCIPSKVWLKAGDLYSQMKKADAFGINFSSEEIDLNTLKERKSGVSAEIQMGMEALMQNNGVEFIKGRAVIKSPREVDVDGQTIETKKIIVATGSSLEAPDIPGLDKAGMTTDDVLEMTEVPESILVCGFGYIEVEMAFLLNTFGCSVTMVGNAARILPGEDSETSQRIAQALREKGVQIIPKASVESVKTTKKGSVCVLSGAKEESVTVKKVLVSKRIPNTKDLGLEELGVKLNDDNGIQVNDRLESSVEGIFAIGDVTGGSMLSHTASSMAVFAAENAMGQDNCYPFHLIPRCLWTQPEMGSVGLSEDEAEEKGYDVETGAFPYAVNGLAMVRNQVDGAVKVVFDTKYGEILGVHIVGSNATEVIGEAVMAMQLECTVQELARSIRVHPTFSEAVVDAARDAGGWALFLPKG
- a CDS encoding AAA family ATPase, with the translated sequence MRAWEKIVEVSKSVSSKGLVKAAQELRSNTGIESGTITSFLNELLHPSTKNRIIVCDEATMLGSLQAEGLVDRCNGDHERILWKNI
- the pbpC gene encoding penicillin-binding protein 1C, which codes for MPLRIKKRFPAAAAAAAAVVILCLVVLDTVCPLRLEDRPWSTLVLARDGTPLRAFADENGVWRYPTDPASVSPLYIQALLTYEDRWFHYHPGVNPFSFFRALIQNIRAGRIVSGGSTLTMQVARILYPNRRTLAGKMTQILRAFQLEAHLSKNEILTLYLNYAPFGANIEGVQTASFTWLGKKADRLSHAQAALLAVLPQAPSFYRPDRHPERARAARDKVLDRMAEFGVWSPEQVRAAKQETVAAFRFHPPMDAPILARRLFSSARGRPLLHTTIDYDLQRHLQDMVMEYVTPLGKHQSGAAMVMNLQTLEVLAYVGSSDFSSKDRNGHVDMIRAVRSPGSALKPFLYGMVLDEGIIHSHSLLMDTPRFRKEYDPGNFSRGFSGPVTMTQALRRSLNVPAVQVLEAFGPQRFHDRLVNAGAVLDMSGRPNLSMVLGGLGTRLESILVLYSALARGGLTGMPRLLKSDPVRERYLMSEGAAWIISRILSQPMPGFEGISRLSGRTPMAWKTGTSYGFRDAWAFGIMGEYVAGVWVGRPDGTPCPGQYGAVTAIPLLQRVIESLPMSDFRKKQPDSVTLEPICWPQGTMKSQTREDCVVTHDAWILDHQFPPTLNPDDAPAATLSHTFWVDASGRRASPSCGGIHTVTRSVWPAAAEPWLPSAWKARNIIPEASPDCPDIAPLTGTRIRITSIFPGSMMSRPPGQTAVPDIPLSALGGSGRLHWFLNGEPVAVIPAGSTGAIALPPPGAYQLAVADDKGHVDMVQFTVLSLD
- a CDS encoding thiamine pyrophosphate-dependent dehydrogenase E1 component subunit alpha translates to MELTNEQLVKMYTTMVKIRTFENRVAELFADGKIPGFVHLYVGEEAVATGVCENLTNNDYITSTHRGHGHLLAKGGDINKMMAELFGKKTGYCKGKGGSMHIADLDLGIMGANGIVGGGPPLASGAALASQYMGNDNVAVCFFGDGASNQGTTHEAMNLAACWKLPVVFVNENNMYGISSCTLNSMCVPNVADRAAGYDIPGVVVDGNDVIAVCEAASEAVKRARQGKGPSLIECKTYRHRGHFEGDPCSYRDDDEVAEWKEKDPIPRLEKKLLEMGLLTENKIEEIQTELQKELAAAEKFADESPLPDVSELLEDVYT